Proteins co-encoded in one Halobacteriovoraceae bacterium genomic window:
- a CDS encoding TrkA family potassium uptake protein, with amino-acid sequence MIVAVIGLGTFGAKTAMTLFDKGAEVVAIDKDMALVERIKDRVTHAVQLDVTEERSLRSVNISDVDTAVVAIGDNIEISIMAVAMLRKLGVGRVIARATSIMHQHVLEEIGASEIIKVEEEMGEIIASKIVAPHVLQRYNFAAGYSIVELKLGKNFEGKTLVESKIRQNYSLNIVALQKRVPYITEDGKAAWRVKINDCPMPMDIIDADDIVVLVGSEKNFNRLFSDLAEN; translated from the coding sequence ATGATTGTAGCAGTAATAGGTCTTGGAACATTTGGGGCAAAAACAGCGATGACTCTTTTTGATAAAGGTGCTGAAGTTGTGGCCATAGATAAAGATATGGCCCTCGTTGAGCGTATTAAAGATCGAGTAACTCATGCTGTCCAGCTAGATGTAACTGAAGAGCGTTCACTTCGTTCAGTAAATATTTCAGATGTTGATACTGCAGTTGTTGCCATAGGTGATAATATTGAAATATCTATTATGGCCGTTGCGATGTTAAGAAAATTAGGAGTTGGTAGAGTTATTGCACGTGCCACCTCTATCATGCACCAGCATGTGCTCGAAGAAATTGGAGCATCTGAAATTATCAAAGTTGAAGAAGAAATGGGAGAAATCATTGCTTCCAAAATTGTAGCTCCTCACGTTTTACAAAGATATAATTTTGCAGCAGGATATTCCATTGTGGAGCTAAAGTTAGGAAAAAATTTTGAAGGGAAAACTTTAGTTGAAAGTAAAATTCGACAGAATTATTCTCTCAACATAGTAGCTCTTCAAAAACGCGTTCCTTATATCACCGAGGATGGAAAAGCGGCGTGGAGAGTAAAAATAAATGATTGTCCTATGCCAATGGACATAATAGATGCTGATGATATTGTCGTATTAGTTGGATCAGAAAAAAACTTTAATAGACTTTTTTCTGATTTAGCAGAAAATTGA